One stretch of Mobula birostris isolate sMobBir1 chromosome 5, sMobBir1.hap1, whole genome shotgun sequence DNA includes these proteins:
- the LOC140198084 gene encoding LOW QUALITY PROTEIN: stonustoxin subunit alpha-like (The sequence of the model RefSeq protein was modified relative to this genomic sequence to represent the inferred CDS: deleted 2 bases in 1 codon) produces the protein MCEVMELATLGRPFQLGMLYDCRSDTLIPDITLWDSQTLKNNLSSRDHPCAEFHIITSDSMEKKVAALSVSESLKASLLSGAVEVKGSAKYLTDTKESKRQTRVTLQYKTTTSFEQLTMSHLRKLNISDPSVFDKGSATHVVIAVLYGAQAFFVFDQMVPPAEKLQDVQRNMEATITHLPEFAVQGEDSLKMTEEQKFNSEKFSCTFYGDFSLKNNPTTFQDAITTYATLPSLLGSGGENSVPVRVTLYPLSKLNSKAAQVVREISVALISHCQRVLEQLSEADMVKDRVSIQFPEIGDGTKQFQGMCLEYKLVFQGTLARVLSSIRRGEEKKGLLVDILKNRELSPFSQQSLVTWLDNKEQELKAVGHYLRMFEDIPLVKSKRELDDKLMDPTIDYVVCFTFTSLHQDDLYLSEAKNYLQSLTAQKMQSPTPTGACATRHSKPWFCHWSASRKMEENSQLFLDFATANKADGKIKFLVTSVKDDSQTGSAIYLYREGSLENPCFEPPSQPRRPIVRQTTHDSVTLQLHPPRYGASEIVGYKVEYQGPQQEGWTSVVTPDKSQSFTISGLQPSKRYYFQYRAVSKVGVSKSSVNSRYKFTWSTGLPISFTICHSDLEHSKTEWRWC, from the exons ATGTGCGAAGTCATGGAACTGGCTACTCTGGGCCGTCCTTTCCAGCTAGGAATGCTGTACGACTGCCGGTCAGACACTCTGATCCCAG ACATCACCTTGTGGGATTCACAGACACTCAAAAACAACCTCAGTAGTCGGGATCATCCCTGCGCTGAGTTTCACATCATCACATCGGACTCCATGGAGAAGAAAGTTGCCGCACTCAGTGTGTCGGAATCACTGAAAGCAAGTCTGCTGAGTGGTGCAGTGGAGGTGAAAGGATCAGCAAAATATCTCACCGACACAAAGGAATCAAAACGACAGACACGAGTTACCCTTCAGTACAAAACAACAACCAGCTTTGAACAGCTGACAATGAGCCACTTGAGGAAGCTGAACATCAGTGACCCGAGTGTGTTTGACAAGGGGTCGGCAACCCATGTCGTTATAGCAGTGCTGTATGGGGCCCAGGCTTTCTTTGTGTTTGATCAAATGGTCCCTCCAGCAGAGAAACTGCAGGATGTCCAGCGTAATATGGAAGCAACGATTACACATCTCCCTGAGTTTGCAGTTCAGGGGGAAGACTCACTGAAAATGACAGAAGAACAGAAGTTTAATTCTGAAAAATTTAGCTGCACCTTTTATGGTGATTTCTCACTGAAGAATAATCCCACCACATTCCAAGATGCCATTACTACCTATGCAACCCTCCCAAGCTTACTGGGATCAGGTGGGGAGAATTCAGTGCCTGTGAGAGTCACACTTTATCCTCTCAGTAAACTAAACTCAAAAGCTGCTCAGGTGGTGAGGGAGATAAGTGTGGCTTTGATCAGTCACTGCCAGCGTGTCCTGGAACAGCTCAGTGAGGCA GATATGGTGAAAGACAGGGTCTCCATTCAGTTTCCCGAGATTGGAGATGGGACAAAACAATTCCAAGGGATGTGCTTGGAATACAAACTGGTTTTCCAGGGGACTTTAGCAAGAGTTTTGTCATCTATCCGGAGAGGTGAAGAGAAGAAAGGTTTACTGGTGGATATACTGAAGAACAGGGAACTGTCACCATTCAGTCAGCAGTCACTGGTCACATGGTTGGATAATAAGGAACAGGAGTTGAAGGCAGTGGGACATTACCTCAGGATGTTTGAAGATATACCTTTGGTGAAATCAAAGAGAGAGTTGGATGATAAGCTGATGGATCCAACAATAGACTATGTGGTCTGCTTCACATTTACATCACTGCATCAGGATGATCTCTATCTGTCAGAGGCAAAGAACTACCTCCAATCTCTCACAGCTCAGAAAATGCAGTCACCAACTCCTACTGGGGCCTGTGCGACACGACACAGCAAGCCGTGGTTCTGCCATTGGTCTGCTTCccgcaaaatggaggaaaattcTCAATTATTCCTGGACTTTGCCACAGCCAACAAAGCAGATGGGAAAATAAAATTTCTTGTTACGTCTGTGAAGGATGACAGTCAAACAGGATCAGCTATTTACCTGTATCGGGAAGGGTCTCTGGAGAACCCATGTTTTGAACCCCCATCACAGCCAAGGAGACCTATAGTTCGTCAAACAACacatgacagtgtgacactgcagTTACATCCACCCAGATATGGTGCCAGTGAGATTGTGGGTTACAAGGTAGAGTACCAAGGCCCCCAGCAGGAGGGATGGACATCTGTGGTTACACCTGATAAATCCCAGTCCTTCACAATATCTGGGCTGCAGCCAAGCAAGAGGTATTATTTCCAATACAGAGCTGTGTCGAAGGTAGGTGTCAGCAAGTCCAGTGTCAACTCTCGCTACAAGTTCACCTGGTCAACTGGCCTTCCAATATCGTTCACCATTTGCCACTCTGACTTGGAACATTCCAAAACAGAATGGAGATGGTGTTAA